One genomic region from Chelonia mydas isolate rCheMyd1 chromosome 25, rCheMyd1.pri.v2, whole genome shotgun sequence encodes:
- the LOC102936924 gene encoding E3 ubiquitin-protein ligase RNF167 has product MRPPLPLPLRVVAALLLVDVALVEAFGRVVYDHGSTCVGYNALPACFGPPLPSEGLTGYLIEAMPANACDPIEGPPASSNSSEAFIALIRRSDCPFGVKVLHAQQAGYQAAVVHNVNAEHLVNMVTDDKEIRQQIAIQSVFTGESAYRHLRRASRYEKGAYVTLVAPKDPHNSCQDAATPSMWATAKQHWPRMFKYSAYHVIPYVLQEFGFMINVIICTIPLVVCTRWCTKGRKITLCTFKRGDRYETCVICMAEYEEGDQLKILPCSHAYHCTCIDTWLHTQPRNKTCPFCKQQVTAEAQDVSLHGGRNPQEQVAGEEDHAEDGEDEDGHDDEYIEGEEEDDQSADTEEGSDELENDPH; this is encoded by the coding sequence ATGAGGCCCccgctccctctccctctccgtGTGGTCGCCGCGCTCCTGCTCGTGGACGTTGCCCTCGTGGAGGCCTTCGGACGTGTGGTTTACGACCACGGCTCCACCTGCGTAGGTTACAATGCACTGCCTGCATGCTTTGGACCACCCCTCCCGAGTGAAGGGCTGACGGGGTACTTGATCGAGGCCATGCCTGCAAACGCCTGTGATCCTATAGAAGGCCCGCCGGCATCCTCCAACTCCTCTGAGGCTTTCATCGCACTCATCCGTCGGTCTGACTGCCCCTTTGGTGTCAAGGTCCTTCACGCACAGCAAGCCGGGTACCAAGCCGCTGTCGTGCACAACGTGAATGCAGAGCATCTGGTGAACATGGTAACTGACGACAAAGAAATCAGGCAGCAGATTGCGATCCAGTCTGTCTTCACAGGGGAATCAGCCTACAGGCATCTGAGAAGGGCTTCACGTTATGAAAAAGGGGCTTATGTCACCCTGGTGGCACCCAAAGATCCTCATAACTCTTGCCAGGATGCTGCTACGCCCTCCATGTGGGCTACTGCTAAGCAGCACTGGCCACGCATGTTTAAATACTCCGCATACCACGTCATTCCTTATGTCCTCCAGGAGTTTGGGTTCATGATCAACGTGATCATTTGCACCATCCCGCTTGTGGTCTGCACGCGATGGTGCACGAAGGGCCGGAAGATAACCCTGTGCACCTTCAAAAGGGGAGACCGGTATGAGACGTGTGTGATCTGCATGGCTGAGTATGAAGAAGgagaccagctgaagatcctcccTTGTTCTCATGCCTATCACTGCACGTGTATCGATACCTGGCTTCACACCCAGCCCAGGAATAAAACCTGCCCCTTTTGCAAGCAGCAGGTGACAGCTGAAGCTCAGGATGTCAGTCTGCACGGAGGGAGGAACCCACAGGAGCAAGTGGCAGGAGAGGAGGACCATGCAGAGGATGGGGAAGACGAAGATGGTCATGATGACGAGTATAttgagggagaggaagaagacGACCAAAGTGCGGACACTGAGGAAGGGTCTGATGAGCTGGAGAATGACCCTCATTGA
- the LOC102936691 gene encoding E3 ubiquitin-protein ligase ZNRF4, whose amino-acid sequence MWSLLWMPLCLITVFLLLEAPMAEVFVYVVYKQNSTCIDFRALSACLGPPVPREGLRGYLIEAAPANACHPIRGPPAGSNSSAAFIALISRHDCPLGVKILHAQQAGYQAAIVHNVNSEKLVTMVTNVEEIRQKVGIPSVFTGESAAKQLRRVMDSEKVIHITLVVPEQYHNPCWDNAKFSIGDTARHYWDLQFGYCSKHMISLFIQEFGMAIGTIVCTLLVVGCMRWCRKRQKITMSTFKTGDKYVTCVICMAEYEEGDQLKILPCSHVYHGTCIDSWLLIQPQCKTCPICKQQVSVAK is encoded by the coding sequence ATGTGGTCTCTGCTGTGGATGCCTCTCTGCCTGATCACTGTATTCCTGCTCTTAGAGGCGCCCATGGCTGAAGTCTTTGTTTACGTGGTCTACAAGCAGAACTCCACCTGCATAGATTTTAGAGCATTATCTGCATGCCTGGGGCCTCCTGTCCCAAGAGAGGGCCTGAGGGGTTATCTGATTGAGGCAGCACCTGCAAATGCCTGTCACCCTATCAGAGGGCCACCAGCAGGCAGCAATTCCTCTGCAGCCTTCATCGCACTCATAAGTAGGCATGACTGCCCGCTGGGGGTTAAGATCCTTCATGCTCAGCAAGCTGGCTATCAAGCTGCTATTGTCCACAATGTGAACTCAGAGAAACTGGTGACAATGGTGACTAATGTTGAAGAGATCAGGCAGAAGGTTGGAATTCCTTCCGTCTTTACTGGGGAATCAGCCGCCAAGCAGCTAAGAAGGGTTATGGACTCTGAAAAAGTCATTCATATTACTCTAGTGGTACCTGAACAGTATCATAATCCCTGCTGGGACAATGCAAAGTTCTCCATCGGGGACACTGCTAGGCACTACTGGGATCTCCAGTTTGGATATTGCTCCAAACACATGATTTCTCTTTTCATCCAGGAGTTTGGCATGGCAATCGGCACGATCGTGTGCACCCTGCTAGTTGTGGGCTGCATGAGGTGGTGTCGGAAGAGGCAGAAGATAACCATGAGCACGTTCAAAACGGGAGACAAATATGTTACGTGTGTGATCTGCATGGCCGAGTATGAAGAAGgagaccagctgaagatcctcccTTGTTCTCATGTCTATCATGGCACGTGCATAGACTCATGGCTCCTCATCCAGCCCCAATGTAAGACTTGTCCAATTTGCAAACAGCAAGTGAGTGTTGCCAAATAG